The proteins below come from a single Serratia fonticola genomic window:
- a CDS encoding rhodanese family protein, which produces MNIETITAQQAQKIIMQGAQLLDIRGMDEYAHEHIAQASLLSLPEIEKGGKPQAVSEQDVVIFHCQSGRRTAENAALLAGAATPAKVYLLEGGINGWKQQGLAVVKGNNQPLPIMRQVQIAAGSLILAGTILGYVISPLFFLLSGFVGAGLLFAGISGFCGMATLLVKMPWNQPK; this is translated from the coding sequence ATGAACATAGAAACGATAACTGCCCAGCAAGCGCAAAAAATAATCATGCAGGGAGCGCAGCTGCTGGATATTCGCGGAATGGATGAGTATGCACACGAGCATATTGCCCAAGCCAGCTTACTATCGCTGCCTGAAATAGAGAAAGGTGGCAAACCACAGGCCGTTAGCGAACAGGATGTGGTGATTTTTCACTGTCAGTCTGGCCGCCGTACGGCAGAAAACGCAGCGCTATTGGCAGGAGCCGCAACGCCTGCCAAGGTTTATCTGCTTGAAGGCGGTATTAACGGTTGGAAGCAACAGGGATTGGCTGTCGTCAAGGGTAACAACCAGCCACTCCCCATCATGCGACAGGTGCAGATTGCTGCTGGCTCCCTTATTCTCGCTGGGACAATCTTGGGGTACGTAATCTCTCCCCTGTTCTTCCTGTTGTCCGGCTTTGTCGGTGCTGGATTGCTATTTGCCGGCATTAGCGGATTTTGCGGGATGGCGACGCTGTTGGTCAAAATGCCTTGGAACCAGCCCAAATAA
- a CDS encoding GNAT family N-acetyltransferase: protein MNIISVRQEPAYRDVAIDYFQRQWASPETMMLYQDSITRCIDAVNPLPQWYLLLDGETVVGCAGLITNDFISRMELYPWLCALYVDEHYRGQGCGALLVNHVAKTAGELGFPRLHLCTDHVGYYEKLGFSFDGLGYHPWGESSRVYSLDLA, encoded by the coding sequence GTGAACATTATTTCGGTGCGTCAGGAGCCAGCCTATCGCGATGTGGCTATCGATTATTTCCAGCGTCAGTGGGCATCGCCAGAGACCATGATGCTGTATCAAGACTCGATAACCCGTTGTATCGACGCGGTAAACCCGCTACCGCAGTGGTATTTGTTGCTGGATGGGGAAACGGTTGTGGGTTGCGCGGGTTTGATTACCAATGACTTTATCAGCCGCATGGAACTGTATCCGTGGCTATGTGCGTTGTACGTCGATGAGCATTATCGTGGGCAGGGCTGCGGTGCATTGTTGGTAAACCACGTAGCCAAGACCGCAGGCGAACTGGGATTTCCCCGTTTGCATCTGTGTACCGATCATGTGGGTTATTACGAGAAATTGGGTTTTAGCTTTGATGGGCTTGGCTATCACCCGTGGGGGGAGTCGTCACGGGTCTATTCGTTGGATCTTGCCTAG
- a CDS encoding class I SAM-dependent methyltransferase → MSQNIYDNQTFFDGYAQLSRSVQGLDGAPEWSTIRSILPDLQGKKVADLGCGYGWFCRSAREQGAAQVLGMDLSEKMLGKAKEMTEDPAIEYRQQDLEALQLPAASFDLIYSSLTLHYIEDLGKLFATVYQALVNGGEFIFTAEHPIYTAPKHQGWLVDEAGQKSWPINGYQQEGQRISNWLAEGVIKQHRMLGTYINLLVQQGFTIRYLNEWGPSAQQIADNPALDEEKERPMIFILAVQKPAA, encoded by the coding sequence ATGTCGCAAAATATCTATGACAATCAAACCTTCTTCGACGGCTATGCGCAGCTAAGCCGTTCGGTGCAGGGTTTAGATGGCGCGCCGGAATGGTCAACCATTCGCAGCATTCTGCCAGATTTGCAGGGCAAAAAGGTGGCCGATCTTGGCTGTGGTTACGGTTGGTTCTGCCGCAGCGCTCGTGAGCAAGGTGCAGCCCAGGTACTGGGAATGGATCTTTCAGAGAAGATGTTGGGCAAGGCAAAAGAGATGACCGAAGATCCGGCGATTGAATACCGCCAGCAGGATCTGGAGGCGCTACAGCTCCCAGCAGCAAGCTTTGATTTGATCTATAGCTCGCTGACGCTGCACTATATCGAAGACCTCGGCAAGCTGTTCGCAACCGTTTATCAGGCATTGGTGAATGGTGGGGAGTTTATCTTTACTGCCGAACACCCGATTTATACTGCGCCAAAGCATCAGGGCTGGTTGGTGGATGAGGCAGGGCAAAAATCCTGGCCAATCAATGGCTATCAGCAAGAAGGGCAACGTATTTCCAACTGGCTGGCGGAAGGCGTGATCAAGCAGCACCGTATGCTGGGCACCTATATCAATTTGCTGGTCCAGCAGGGATTCACCATCCGCTATCTGAACGAGTGGGGTCCTTCGGCACAGCAGATTGCCGACAATCCGGCACTGGATGAAGAAAAAGAACGCCCGATGATCTTTATCCTGGCGGTACAAAAGCCCGCTGCGTAA